A genomic stretch from Juglans microcarpa x Juglans regia isolate MS1-56 chromosome 3S, Jm3101_v1.0, whole genome shotgun sequence includes:
- the LOC121257235 gene encoding microtubule-associated protein 70-2-like isoform X1, which produces MAEVSEVGVLSPETAATTTTTYASNGSAEPTYTHASPGPLMVSGSFKEGRSSSRRRASVRPSLDADEFLNLLHGSDPVKVELNRLENEVRDKDRELGEAQAEIKALRFSERLREKAVEELTEELSKVEEKLKLTESLLESKNLEIKKINDEKKASMAAQFAAEATLRRVHAAQKDDDMPPIEAILAPLEAELKLAKQEIAKLQDDNKALDRLTKSKEAALIEAERTVQVALAKASLVDDLQNKNQELMKQIEICQEENKILDKMHRQKVAEVEKLTQTVRELEEAVLAGGAAANAVRDYQRKFQEMNEERKTLDRELARAKVSANRVAVVVANEWKDANDKVMPVKQWLEERRFLQGDMQQLRDKLAIAERTAKSEAQLKEKYHLRLKVLEESLRGSSGNARSTPEGRSTSNGPSRRQSIGGADNISRLTSNGFLSKRTPTSQFRPSSLSSSTSAVLKHAKGTSKSFDGGTRSLERSKILLNGTSPSYSFNQSCEGTKDGEGNNKWKENSDDKPNEFQMVDTEDSVPGVMYELLQKEVIALRKAGHEKDQSLKDKDDAIEMLAKKVETLTKAMEVEAKKMRREVAAMEKEVAAMRVEKEHENRAKRFGNAKGPVTSAQLLSASTPSDESDVSTTFTELAKTRNSRKETESKEENGVLLTVRL; this is translated from the exons ATGGCGGAGGTGTCCGAAGTAGGAGTGTTGTCTCCTGAGACGGCggcgacgacgacgacgacgtaCGCCAGCAATGGCAGTGCTGAGCCGACGTACACTCACGCGTCGCCGGGGCCGCTGATGGTGTCGGGATCGTTTAAGGAAGGGAGGAGCTCGTCGCGTAGGAGAGCGTCCGTGAGGCCCAGCCTCGACGCTGATGAGTTCCTTAACCTGCTTCACGGGTCGGATCCGGTCAAGGTCGAGCTCAATCGGCTCGAGAACGAAGTCCGAG ATAAGGACCGTGAGTTGGGGGAGGCCCAGGCGGAGATAAAGGCCTTGAGGTTCTCCGAACGACTTAGAGAAAAGGCCGTTGAAGAG CTCACTGAAGAGCTGTCAAAGGTTGAGGAGAAGCTGAAGTTAACAGAATCTCTTCTTGAAAGCAAA AATCTTGAGATAAAGAAAATCAACGATGAGAAGAAAGCTTCCATGGCAGCTCAGTTTGCTGCTGAAGCCACTCTTCGAAGGGTTCATGCTGCTCAAAAGGATGATGATATGCCTCCAATTGAAGCCATTCTTGCACCTCTGGAGGCTGAGCTCAAGCTGGCTAAGCAAGAG ATTGCAAAGCTTCAAGATGATAACAAAGCCTTGGATCGTCTTACGAAATCAAAAGAAGCAGCCTTAATTGAAGCTGAGAGGACTGTTCAGGTTGCTTTGGCAAAGGCCTCTTTGGTGGATGATCTCCAAAATAAAAACCAGGAATTAATGAAGCAGATAGAAATATGCCAG gaagaaaataaaattttggacaaaatGCATAGACAAAAGGTTGCAGAGGTTGAAAAGCTTACTCAAACTGTTCGGGAGTTGGAAGAGGCTGTTCTTGCTGGTGGTGCGGCTGCAAATGCCGTGAGGGATTATCAGCGAAAATTTCAGGAGATGAAC GAGGAAAGGAAAACACTTGACCGGGAGCTGGCCCGTGCTAAGGTATCTGCAAACAGAGTGGCTGTAGTGGTTGCAAATGAGTGGAAGGATGCTAATGACAAAGTGATGCCTGTGAAGCAATGGCTTGAAGAACGGAGATTTTTGCAG GGAGATATGCAGCAACTTCGAGACAAGCTTGCTATAGCCGAGCGAACTGCAAAGTCTGAAGCACAGTTAAAG gaaaaatatcatttacgACTAAAAGTGCTAGAGGAGAGTTTGAGAGGATCTTCTGGTAATGCTCGCAGTACACCAGAGGGACGAAGCACAAGCAATGGGCCTTCTCGTCGTCAGTCCATTGGTGGAGCTGATAACATCTCAAGATTAACCTCAAATGGCTTTTTATCAAAGAGAACACCAACCTCTCAATTTAGGCCCTCTTCTTTGTCCTCCAGCACGAGTGCAGTACTGAAGCATGCTAAAGGCACCTCAAAATCATTTGATGGTGGCACAAGGTCTTTGGAAAGGAGTAAGATTCTCTTAAATGGAACAAGCCCCAGCTATTCATTCAACCAATCTTGTGAGGGAACAAAGGATGGCGAGGGGAATAATAAGTGGAAAGAAAATTCGGATGATAAGCCAAACGAGTTCCAGATGGTGGATACAGAGGATAGCGTCCCAGGGGTTATGTATGAGTTACTGCAAAAAGAGGTCATAGCTTTGAGGAAAGCAGGCCACGAGAAAGATCAAAGCCTGAAAGACAAGGATGACGCCATTGAG ATGTTAGCAAAGAAGGTAGAGACATTGACTAAGGCAATGGAAGTTGAAgcaaagaagatgagaagagaagTAGCTGCCATGGAAAAGGAGGTAGCTGCCATGCGTGTAGAGAAAGAACACGAGAATAGGGCAAAAAGGTTTGGCAATGCAAAGGGTCCTGTCACTAGTGCTCAGCTGCTTTCTGCCAG
- the LOC121257235 gene encoding microtubule-associated protein 70-1-like isoform X2, producing MAEVSEVGVLSPETAATTTTTYASNGSAEPTYTHASPGPLMVSGSFKEGRSSSRRRASVRPSLDADEFLNLLHGSDPVKVELNRLENEVRDKDRELGEAQAEIKALRFSERLREKAVEELTEELSKVEEKLKLTESLLESKNLEIKKINDEKKASMAAQFAAEATLRRVHAAQKDDDMPPIEAILAPLEAELKLAKQEIAKLQDDNKALDRLTKSKEAALIEAERTVQVALAKASLVDDLQNKNQELMKQIEICQEENKILDKMHRQKVAEVEKLTQTVRELEEAVLAGGAAANAVRDYQRKFQEMNEERKTLDRELARAKVSANRVAVVVANEWKDANDKVMPVKQWLEERRFLQGDMQQLRDKLAIAERTAKSEAQLKEKYHLRLKVLEESLRGSSGNARSTPEGRSTSNGPSRRQSIGGADNISRLTSNGFLSKRTPTSQFRPSSLSSSTSAVLKHAKGTSKSFDGGTRSLERSKILLNGTSPSYSFNQSCEGTKDGEGNNKWKENSDDKPNEFQMVDTEDSVPGVMYELLQKEVIALRKAGHEKDQSLKDKDDAIEMLAKKVETLTKAMEVEAKKMRREVAAMEKEVAAMRVEKEHENRAKRFGNAKGPVTSAQLLSARNVTRAGLTRSTQ from the exons ATGGCGGAGGTGTCCGAAGTAGGAGTGTTGTCTCCTGAGACGGCggcgacgacgacgacgacgtaCGCCAGCAATGGCAGTGCTGAGCCGACGTACACTCACGCGTCGCCGGGGCCGCTGATGGTGTCGGGATCGTTTAAGGAAGGGAGGAGCTCGTCGCGTAGGAGAGCGTCCGTGAGGCCCAGCCTCGACGCTGATGAGTTCCTTAACCTGCTTCACGGGTCGGATCCGGTCAAGGTCGAGCTCAATCGGCTCGAGAACGAAGTCCGAG ATAAGGACCGTGAGTTGGGGGAGGCCCAGGCGGAGATAAAGGCCTTGAGGTTCTCCGAACGACTTAGAGAAAAGGCCGTTGAAGAG CTCACTGAAGAGCTGTCAAAGGTTGAGGAGAAGCTGAAGTTAACAGAATCTCTTCTTGAAAGCAAA AATCTTGAGATAAAGAAAATCAACGATGAGAAGAAAGCTTCCATGGCAGCTCAGTTTGCTGCTGAAGCCACTCTTCGAAGGGTTCATGCTGCTCAAAAGGATGATGATATGCCTCCAATTGAAGCCATTCTTGCACCTCTGGAGGCTGAGCTCAAGCTGGCTAAGCAAGAG ATTGCAAAGCTTCAAGATGATAACAAAGCCTTGGATCGTCTTACGAAATCAAAAGAAGCAGCCTTAATTGAAGCTGAGAGGACTGTTCAGGTTGCTTTGGCAAAGGCCTCTTTGGTGGATGATCTCCAAAATAAAAACCAGGAATTAATGAAGCAGATAGAAATATGCCAG gaagaaaataaaattttggacaaaatGCATAGACAAAAGGTTGCAGAGGTTGAAAAGCTTACTCAAACTGTTCGGGAGTTGGAAGAGGCTGTTCTTGCTGGTGGTGCGGCTGCAAATGCCGTGAGGGATTATCAGCGAAAATTTCAGGAGATGAAC GAGGAAAGGAAAACACTTGACCGGGAGCTGGCCCGTGCTAAGGTATCTGCAAACAGAGTGGCTGTAGTGGTTGCAAATGAGTGGAAGGATGCTAATGACAAAGTGATGCCTGTGAAGCAATGGCTTGAAGAACGGAGATTTTTGCAG GGAGATATGCAGCAACTTCGAGACAAGCTTGCTATAGCCGAGCGAACTGCAAAGTCTGAAGCACAGTTAAAG gaaaaatatcatttacgACTAAAAGTGCTAGAGGAGAGTTTGAGAGGATCTTCTGGTAATGCTCGCAGTACACCAGAGGGACGAAGCACAAGCAATGGGCCTTCTCGTCGTCAGTCCATTGGTGGAGCTGATAACATCTCAAGATTAACCTCAAATGGCTTTTTATCAAAGAGAACACCAACCTCTCAATTTAGGCCCTCTTCTTTGTCCTCCAGCACGAGTGCAGTACTGAAGCATGCTAAAGGCACCTCAAAATCATTTGATGGTGGCACAAGGTCTTTGGAAAGGAGTAAGATTCTCTTAAATGGAACAAGCCCCAGCTATTCATTCAACCAATCTTGTGAGGGAACAAAGGATGGCGAGGGGAATAATAAGTGGAAAGAAAATTCGGATGATAAGCCAAACGAGTTCCAGATGGTGGATACAGAGGATAGCGTCCCAGGGGTTATGTATGAGTTACTGCAAAAAGAGGTCATAGCTTTGAGGAAAGCAGGCCACGAGAAAGATCAAAGCCTGAAAGACAAGGATGACGCCATTGAG ATGTTAGCAAAGAAGGTAGAGACATTGACTAAGGCAATGGAAGTTGAAgcaaagaagatgagaagagaagTAGCTGCCATGGAAAAGGAGGTAGCTGCCATGCGTGTAGAGAAAGAACACGAGAATAGGGCAAAAAGGTTTGGCAATGCAAAGGGTCCTGTCACTAGTGCTCAGCTGCTTTCTGCCAG